In Blastococcus saxobsidens DD2, the genomic stretch TCCTCGCCGTGCTCGACCGAGACCTCGACGACGACGTCGCCGGTGCCCCCGTGCCGGGCGGCGACCGCGGCGACGTGCTCGCGGACGAACTGCCGGGGCATGGGGTTGATGGCCGGTTCGCCGACCGGCAGCGGGAGACCGGGCTTGGTCACCGTGCCGACCCCCGCCCCGGCCCGGAACGTCACACCGGTCCCGGGTTCGCCGTGCGTGACCCGGGCCGAGACGAGGGCCCCGTGGGTGACGTCGGGATCGTCGCCGGCGTCCTTGACGACGCCGACGACGGCCGCGCCGTCGGCGAGCAGTTCCCTCGCCAGCGCGAACGACGGGTGCAAGTCGCGAGGCAGGTCGATGGTCACGGGATCGGGGAACTCGCCGGTGAGCAGCGCGGTGTACGCGGCGGTGGTGGCGGCGGTCGCGCACGCGCCGGTGGTCCAGCCGTAGCGCAGCCCGGTGCTGCCCTCCCTGCCCGCGATCGTCACGGGGTCAGGATGCACGGGCGGTGGGCGTGAGCGGCCGGGTGCTCGTGCTCGGGGGCACCGGTGAGGCGCGGCGGCTGGCCGCGGCGCTCGTCGCCGACGGGGTCGACGTGGCCAGCTCGCTGGCGGGGCGGGTGACCGCACCCGTGCTGCCGGCGGGCGAGGTGCGGGTCGGCGGCTTCGGCGGGGTGGACGGTCTCGCCGCCTGGCTCGACGCCCGAGCGGTGCGGGCGGTCGTGGACGCCACGCATCCCTTCGCCGCGACGATGACGGCGTCGGCCGCCGCGGCGACCGGAGCCGTCGGCATCCCGCTGCTGCGCCTGCACCGACCGGGGTGGGTGGCGCAGGCGGACGACGACTGGCGGTGGGTGGACGGTCTGGGCGAGGCCGCCGACGCCGTCCAGGGGTTCGGTTCGGTCTTCCTCACCACCGGGCGGCAGGGGCTCGGCGCGTTCGCCGGGCTGACGGCGCACTGCCTCGTGCGCTCCGTCGACCCGCCGTCCCCACCGCTGCCCGCGCGGACGACCATCGTCCTCGCGCGGGGGCCGTTCACGGTCGCCGACGAGCTCGAGCTGCTGCGACGGCACGCGGTGGAGGTCGTCGTCACCAAGGACAGCGGCGGCGCCATGACGGCGGCCAAGCTCACCGCAGCCCGCGAGCTCGGGCTGCCCGTCGTGCTGGTCCGGCGCCCCCCGCTGCCACCCGGGGTGCCGACGGTCGCGACCGTCGACGAGGCCCTCGCCTGGGTGCACGACGCCGTCGGTCCGCGCCGCGCCTGAGACGAGGCCGCGAGCAACGAGGCACGCCACCATTGATTCACAAATCTTGCGAGATAATCGCCGTGCCGACGGCAACTTGATCCAAGATTCGAGTATGTTGACGGCGTGGCCGGCTCCCTCTCAGACCTCTTCCAGCTGACCGACGTCACCGCGGACGAGTTCTGGAACCTGGTCGGCAAGGTCGAACACGAGCGTCTCGACTTCAAGGCCCGCGTACCGAAGGGCCTGTCGGACACTCTGGCGGCCATGGCCATGACCACCGGAGGCCTCGTGGTCATCGGCATCGACGACGATCGAAAGTTCGCTGGTGCGCAGCTGGAGCAGGCGGTCTACGACGGTGTGATGACTTCGGCTCATGACGTGGAGGTGTCCGTCAC encodes the following:
- a CDS encoding cobalt-precorrin-6A reductase gives rise to the protein MGVSGRVLVLGGTGEARRLAAALVADGVDVASSLAGRVTAPVLPAGEVRVGGFGGVDGLAAWLDARAVRAVVDATHPFAATMTASAAAATGAVGIPLLRLHRPGWVAQADDDWRWVDGLGEAADAVQGFGSVFLTTGRQGLGAFAGLTAHCLVRSVDPPSPPLPARTTIVLARGPFTVADELELLRRHAVEVVVTKDSGGAMTAAKLTAARELGLPVVLVRRPPLPPGVPTVATVDEALAWVHDAVGPRRA